In a single window of the Pseudomonas entomophila genome:
- a CDS encoding SH3 domain-containing protein produces MKYVVIAPHRSEYPAPITFARDTLLDIGQRYEGNEHWEDWYLCSCAGQAPGWVPAQVIERLGVGQGRALEAYSAHELDIDPGQMVEGLRPLNGWLWCRSLRNGELGWLPLAKLRLMA; encoded by the coding sequence GTGAAGTACGTCGTGATAGCACCCCACCGCAGTGAATACCCGGCACCCATCACGTTCGCCAGGGATACCCTGCTGGATATAGGCCAGCGCTACGAGGGCAACGAGCACTGGGAGGACTGGTACTTGTGCAGTTGCGCGGGGCAGGCCCCTGGCTGGGTGCCGGCCCAGGTCATCGAGCGGCTCGGTGTTGGCCAGGGCAGGGCACTGGAGGCCTACAGCGCCCATGAGCTGGACATCGACCCTGGCCAGATGGTCGAAGGCCTGCGGCCATTGAACGGTTGGCTGTGGTGCCGCAGCCTGCGCAATGGCGAACTGGGCTGGCTGCCATTGGCGAAGCTGCGGCTGATGGCCTGA
- a CDS encoding cysteine hydrolase family protein, with translation MTLFTSNATLLIIDMQAGINHPRLGRRNNPEAELRMGELLQAWRLHGRPVVHVRHVSRDPGSVFWPGQPGCEFQPAFTPLASEAVFTKQVPDAFCQSGLERWLLARGITELVIIGVITNNSVESTARSAGNLGFATTVVSDACYTFDQQDLQGRRWPAEEVHTLSLSNLAMDYARIVDSATVLAAD, from the coding sequence ATGACCCTATTCACCAGCAACGCCACCCTGCTGATCATCGACATGCAAGCAGGTATCAACCACCCTCGACTGGGGCGGCGCAACAATCCTGAGGCGGAGCTGCGCATGGGCGAGTTGCTCCAGGCCTGGCGCTTGCATGGTCGCCCAGTGGTGCACGTGCGGCACGTATCGCGTGATCCCGGCTCGGTGTTCTGGCCCGGACAGCCTGGCTGCGAGTTCCAGCCCGCCTTCACGCCACTGGCCAGCGAAGCTGTCTTCACCAAACAGGTGCCCGATGCATTCTGCCAGAGTGGCCTTGAGCGTTGGCTGCTGGCACGCGGCATTACCGAGCTGGTGATCATCGGGGTGATCACCAACAATTCGGTGGAGTCGACCGCGCGCTCGGCCGGCAACCTGGGCTTCGCCACAACGGTGGTCAGCGATGCCTGCTACACCTTCGACCAGCAGGATCTGCAGGGCCGCAGATGGCCTGCCGAGGAGGTGCACACCCTGTCTCTGAGCAACCTGGCCATGGACTATGCCCGTATCGTCGACAGCGCCACTGTACTGGCCGCCGACTGA
- a CDS encoding LysR family transcriptional regulator, producing the protein MALDMLREIQAFVSVAHKRSFISAARSLGRSPSAVTRAVQALEDNTGAKLFNRSASAVSLTEAGERLLPHAERLLDVQRDAADELAALTGSARGWIRLAAPEVLAQHVLPTVLADFSQCHPKVTLDVQFDDQALDPLQGKFDFVIRGAFPQSSELIGYPLWAYRRYLYASPRYLACAGTPTTLDELERHALILHTAPRILKAWHFCRDGQITSLRPQPRLRLGSGIAVLQSTLAGAGIARLADWLAEPHVQAGRLVKICPEYHLTSSSGHDPQMHAVYPAGNMPARVRELLQALREAHPWPQTRA; encoded by the coding sequence ATGGCCCTGGACATGTTGCGAGAGATACAAGCCTTCGTCAGCGTTGCGCACAAGCGCAGTTTCATCAGCGCCGCCCGTTCGCTGGGGCGTTCACCCAGCGCCGTGACCCGTGCGGTACAGGCGCTCGAGGACAATACCGGGGCCAAGCTGTTCAATCGCAGTGCCAGTGCCGTCAGCCTGACCGAAGCCGGTGAGCGGCTGCTGCCCCACGCCGAGCGCTTGCTGGATGTGCAACGGGATGCCGCCGACGAGCTCGCGGCACTGACCGGCTCTGCACGAGGCTGGATCCGCCTGGCCGCCCCTGAGGTGCTGGCCCAGCATGTACTGCCCACGGTGCTGGCCGATTTCTCCCAGTGCCACCCGAAAGTGACCCTCGACGTACAGTTCGACGACCAGGCACTCGACCCGTTGCAGGGCAAGTTCGACTTCGTCATCCGCGGGGCTTTTCCACAGTCCAGTGAGCTGATCGGCTACCCACTGTGGGCTTATCGTCGCTACCTCTATGCCAGCCCACGCTATCTGGCGTGCGCAGGCACACCCACAACGCTGGACGAACTGGAGCGGCACGCGCTGATCCTGCACACCGCCCCGCGCATCCTCAAGGCCTGGCATTTCTGCCGCGACGGCCAGATCACCAGCCTGCGCCCACAGCCACGGTTACGGCTGGGTTCGGGCATCGCCGTCTTGCAAAGTACATTGGCTGGCGCGGGTATCGCGCGATTGGCCGACTGGCTGGCCGAGCCACATGTGCAGGCTGGTCGCCTGGTAAAGATTTGCCCGGAGTACCACCTGACCTCCAGCAGCGGCCATGACCCACAGATGCATGCGGTGTACCCCGCAGGCAATATGCCTGCACGGGTTCGCGAATTGCTGCAGGCCCTGCGTGAGGCTCACCCTTGGCCGCAAACACGTGCGTGA
- a CDS encoding sulfite exporter TauE/SafE family protein: MMDIALLSLFAFAAGLVDAAVGGGGLIQIPALFNVLPNAQPAALLGSNKLASVCGTSFAARSFIRKVKLDWGLIVPAALSAFVMSFFGAATVSLVPASVMRPMVLVLIVVMAVYTFCKKDFGTLHKPTVIGRKEQCLAVLIGGAIGFYDGLFGPGTGSFLIFLFIRFFALDFLHASASAKLVNIATNLAALVFFIPSGNVLWAIALPMAVFNILGALTGTWLAVRKGAGFVRGLFLILLCVLIAKLSWDLLAI, encoded by the coding sequence ATGATGGATATTGCCCTGCTTTCACTGTTCGCCTTCGCCGCCGGCTTGGTCGATGCCGCCGTGGGAGGTGGCGGGCTGATCCAGATCCCGGCGCTGTTCAACGTGTTGCCGAACGCACAACCTGCCGCGTTGCTGGGCAGCAACAAGCTGGCCTCGGTGTGCGGCACAAGCTTTGCCGCACGCTCGTTCATTCGCAAGGTGAAGTTGGACTGGGGGCTGATCGTGCCTGCGGCGTTGAGTGCCTTCGTCATGTCGTTCTTCGGCGCGGCCACGGTATCGCTGGTACCGGCGAGCGTGATGCGGCCGATGGTGCTGGTGCTGATCGTGGTGATGGCGGTCTACACCTTCTGCAAGAAGGATTTCGGCACCCTGCACAAGCCCACCGTGATTGGCCGCAAGGAACAATGCCTGGCGGTGCTGATCGGTGGCGCCATCGGTTTTTACGACGGGCTGTTCGGCCCGGGCACCGGCAGCTTCCTGATCTTCTTGTTCATCCGCTTCTTCGCTCTGGACTTCCTGCATGCCTCGGCGTCGGCCAAGTTGGTCAATATCGCCACCAACTTGGCCGCGCTGGTGTTCTTCATCCCTTCCGGCAACGTGCTGTGGGCCATCGCCCTACCCATGGCGGTATTCAACATCCTTGGCGCGCTGACGGGAACCTGGCTGGCAGTGCGCAAGGGGGCGGGCTTTGTGCGGGGGTTGTTCCTGATCCTGCTCTGCGTGCTGATTGCCAAGCTGAGCTGGGACCTGCTGGCCATTTGA
- a CDS encoding GGDEF domain-containing protein has product MPVEPMVSPVTSRLLPALILFGLTLALTLGGILARPIESLSLFWPVNAVLAGVLLRNPRHSTPAGFGLIYLAMVIADLACGTAWQPALWFNLCNLGAIATVWYLVSRLPRQHRRLRTPHGTLCLFGACAAGAAVAASLACVMATPWFEQSLRATWLAWFSEQLSTSVLVLPVLLTAPSPRALTRSGSQSIPVAPLLVLLASLALSIAFGGPGAIAFPIAALLWCALSYTPFLVSLLALTAGSTLIVAVAQNLMHFSVPQSEPGVTALMSARLGIAMLVLGPLVLACVSSANRNLVARLAHQASIDHLTGALTRSAFIQRANTLLQSRMQDAQPMPLTLMMLDIDHFKTINDRHGHALGDQVLSQFSLALQDQLHEGELFARLGGEEFAIVMPGLTPEQARFSAERLRRTVQELHISQADQRLQITVSIGMAGCSTEHPSSSLDELLAQADLALYRAKAHGRNRIEQAETLRQLV; this is encoded by the coding sequence TTGCCGGTCGAGCCTATGGTGTCTCCAGTCACTTCGCGCCTGCTGCCAGCCCTGATCCTGTTCGGACTCACCTTGGCACTGACCCTGGGCGGCATCCTGGCCCGGCCGATCGAGTCCCTTTCACTGTTCTGGCCGGTCAATGCAGTGCTCGCTGGCGTGTTGCTACGCAACCCACGCCACTCCACGCCGGCAGGTTTCGGCCTGATCTACCTGGCCATGGTCATCGCCGACCTGGCCTGCGGTACAGCCTGGCAACCGGCCCTGTGGTTCAACCTGTGCAACCTGGGCGCCATCGCCACCGTCTGGTACCTGGTCTCACGCCTGCCACGCCAGCACCGTCGCCTGCGAACACCACACGGCACGCTTTGCCTGTTCGGTGCCTGCGCCGCCGGTGCCGCGGTGGCCGCCAGCCTGGCCTGCGTGATGGCCACTCCGTGGTTCGAGCAATCCTTGCGCGCCACCTGGCTGGCCTGGTTCAGCGAGCAGTTATCCACCAGCGTGCTGGTATTGCCGGTGCTGCTCACCGCGCCCTCGCCGCGCGCCCTGACACGCAGCGGCAGCCAGTCAATCCCTGTCGCGCCGTTGCTGGTGCTGCTGGCCTCCCTCGCCCTGAGCATCGCCTTCGGCGGCCCCGGCGCCATCGCCTTCCCCATCGCCGCACTGCTGTGGTGTGCGTTGAGCTACACGCCGTTCCTGGTTTCGCTGCTGGCGCTGACCGCCGGTAGTACGCTGATCGTCGCCGTGGCGCAGAACCTCATGCATTTCAGCGTGCCGCAGAGCGAACCTGGGGTCACCGCATTGATGTCGGCGCGGCTGGGCATCGCCATGCTGGTGCTAGGCCCGCTGGTACTGGCCTGTGTGAGCAGCGCCAACCGCAACCTGGTGGCCCGCCTGGCACACCAGGCATCCATCGATCACCTGACCGGCGCCCTCACCCGCAGCGCCTTCATCCAGCGTGCCAACACCTTGCTGCAGAGCCGTATGCAAGACGCCCAGCCGATGCCGCTAACCTTGATGATGCTCGACATCGACCACTTCAAGACGATCAACGATCGCCATGGCCACGCACTTGGCGATCAGGTGCTGAGTCAATTCTCCCTGGCCCTGCAAGATCAGTTGCATGAAGGCGAACTGTTCGCCCGCCTGGGGGGTGAAGAGTTCGCCATCGTCATGCCTGGGCTTACGCCCGAACAGGCCAGGTTCAGCGCCGAACGCCTGCGCCGCACGGTACAGGAGCTGCACATCAGCCAAGCCGATCAACGCTTGCAGATCACCGTCAGCATCGGCATGGCGGGCTGCTCCACCGAACATCCATCCTCCAGCCTCGACGAACTGCTGGCCCAGGCCGACCTGGCCCTGTACCGGGCAAAAGCGCATGGCCGCAATCGCATCGAGCAAGCCGAGACGCTACGCCAGCTGGTCTGA
- a CDS encoding SLC13 family permease: MNHELLWVLGLLAVVVFLFIINRPRMDVVALLVILALPLSGILTVEQALAGFSDPNVVLIAALFVIGEGLVRTGIAYRIGEWMSERAGNSETGLLVLLMLAVAGLGSVMSSTGVVAIFIPVVLSIAARLQLSPSRLMMPLSFAGLISGMLSLVATPPNVVVHSELVRHGEQGFNFFSFTPFGLVVLVLGIGYMLLTRHWLNGEVRKDGRVETRRTLLDLVLDYKLSGRERRLRIRPHSPLIGHTLGELELRTRHGANVVGIERQHKFTTRVIPADSGTLLQRGDILLLDLFANRDDLRSLCQGMLLEPLHFKAAYFIDQSQEVGMAEISLPPGSQLIGKTILDVAFRTRYDLNVVGLRRDQVAIEGQLVEEKLRLGDTLLVIGPWKAVRQLQGKPRDFLVLSLPAEIDQVAPARARAPYALISLAVMVGLMVSGLVPNVIAALIGCLLMGAGRCIDMNSAYRAIHWQSLVLIVGMLPFALALQKTGGIDLAVGALVGLLGGAGPGVILGCLFALTALIGLFISNTATAVLMAPVAISTAQQLGMSPYPFAMTVALAASAAFMTPVSSPVNTLVLGPGQYRFADFVKVGVPFTLLVMLVTVLMVPWVFDL, translated from the coding sequence ATGAACCATGAGCTGCTCTGGGTCCTAGGCCTGCTCGCCGTTGTCGTCTTTCTGTTCATCATCAACCGCCCGCGCATGGATGTGGTCGCCCTGCTGGTGATACTCGCGCTCCCACTGTCTGGCATCCTTACCGTGGAACAGGCACTGGCCGGTTTCAGCGACCCCAACGTGGTACTGATTGCCGCATTGTTCGTGATCGGTGAAGGCCTGGTTCGCACGGGCATCGCCTACCGCATCGGTGAGTGGATGAGCGAGCGCGCAGGCAATAGCGAAACCGGCCTATTGGTGCTGCTGATGCTCGCGGTGGCAGGTCTTGGCTCGGTGATGAGTTCGACCGGCGTGGTCGCCATTTTCATCCCGGTGGTGCTGAGCATCGCCGCGCGCCTGCAGCTCTCGCCCAGCCGCCTGATGATGCCCCTGAGTTTCGCCGGCCTGATCAGCGGCATGCTCAGCCTCGTGGCCACGCCTCCGAACGTGGTGGTGCACAGTGAACTGGTACGCCACGGCGAACAGGGTTTCAACTTCTTCAGCTTTACCCCCTTCGGCCTGGTGGTGCTGGTGCTGGGCATCGGCTACATGCTGCTGACTCGCCACTGGCTCAACGGTGAGGTGCGAAAGGATGGTAGGGTGGAGACCCGTCGCACCCTGCTCGACCTGGTCCTGGACTACAAGCTCAGTGGTCGCGAGCGGCGTCTGCGCATCCGCCCGCACTCGCCGCTGATTGGCCACACCCTGGGCGAACTGGAACTGCGCACCCGTCACGGCGCCAATGTGGTGGGGATCGAACGCCAGCACAAATTCACCACCCGGGTGATCCCCGCCGACTCCGGCACACTGCTGCAGCGAGGCGACATCCTGCTGCTCGACCTGTTCGCCAACCGCGACGACCTGCGCAGCCTATGCCAGGGCATGCTGCTCGAGCCGCTGCACTTCAAGGCGGCTTACTTCATCGACCAGTCCCAGGAAGTGGGCATGGCCGAGATCTCGCTGCCGCCCGGCTCGCAACTGATCGGCAAGACCATTCTCGACGTGGCCTTCCGCACCCGCTACGACCTCAACGTGGTCGGCCTGCGCCGCGACCAAGTGGCCATCGAAGGGCAACTGGTGGAAGAAAAGCTGCGCCTGGGCGACACCCTGCTGGTGATCGGCCCCTGGAAAGCGGTACGCCAACTGCAAGGCAAGCCACGCGACTTCCTGGTGCTCAGCCTGCCCGCCGAGATCGACCAGGTGGCGCCGGCACGCGCCCGCGCGCCCTACGCGTTGATCAGCCTGGCGGTGATGGTCGGGCTGATGGTCAGCGGCCTGGTACCCAACGTCATCGCCGCGCTGATCGGCTGCCTGCTGATGGGGGCCGGCCGCTGCATCGACATGAACAGCGCCTACCGCGCCATTCACTGGCAGAGCCTGGTGCTGATCGTTGGCATGCTGCCCTTCGCCTTGGCTCTGCAGAAGACCGGCGGCATCGACCTGGCGGTCGGGGCGCTGGTTGGTCTGCTCGGTGGCGCCGGCCCTGGCGTGATCCTCGGCTGCCTGTTCGCCCTCACCGCGCTGATCGGCCTGTTCATCTCCAATACCGCCACCGCTGTGCTGATGGCCCCGGTGGCGATCAGCACTGCCCAGCAACTGGGCATGTCGCCCTACCCCTTTGCCATGACCGTAGCCCTGGCCGCATCGGCGGCGTTCATGACGCCGGTCTCGTCGCCGGTCAATACACTGGTGCTCGGCCCCGGCCAATATCGCTTCGCCGACTTCGTCAAGGTTGGCGTGCCCTTCACGCTGCTGGTCATGCTGGTGACCGTACTGATGGTTCCCTGGGTGTTCGACTTGTAG
- a CDS encoding glycine zipper domain-containing protein, which yields MRLTLPSLALGLLLCQGAFAGDGTAAIGGGLGGALGNVVGKQIGGSTGAAIGAGLGGAAGSAVGARKGNRTEAAIGGGLGSAGGSLIGGKLGGSNGSTIGAGLGGAAGGAIGNHMGDNNRKHKHRH from the coding sequence ATGCGTCTGACTCTGCCTTCTCTCGCCCTCGGCCTGCTGCTGTGCCAAGGCGCTTTCGCCGGTGACGGTACCGCAGCTATTGGTGGTGGCCTGGGCGGCGCACTGGGTAACGTCGTCGGAAAACAGATCGGTGGCAGCACCGGCGCTGCGATAGGTGCCGGCCTGGGCGGCGCCGCCGGCAGCGCGGTGGGTGCACGCAAGGGCAACCGCACCGAGGCGGCCATTGGTGGCGGCCTGGGCTCCGCCGGCGGCTCGCTGATCGGCGGCAAGCTGGGTGGCTCCAATGGCTCGACCATTGGTGCAGGTCTGGGTGGTGCGGCCGGTGGTGCCATCGGCAACCACATGGGCGACAACAACCGCAAGCACAAGCACCGTCACTGA
- a CDS encoding class I SAM-dependent methyltransferase: protein MSRSLELNRASWDERAPLHAASKDYEVERFVSHPGYLSEVVRFDLPRLGDIRGLRAVHLQCHIGTDTLSLARLGAQVSGLDFSEASLHQARQLAERAGARIDYVQAEVYRAAEVLQAGSFDLVYTGIGALCWLPSIERWARTVAALLKPGGQLFLRDGHPMLMAVNEDYQDRLQLDYPYFEREAPTIWHSDQTYVDTDQALTHTETHEWNHGLGEVISALLANGLRIVGLEEHQSIPWEALPGQMALGADGEWRLCEAPWRLPLSYTLQALKA from the coding sequence ATGAGCCGTTCACTTGAACTCAACCGCGCCAGCTGGGACGAACGAGCCCCGCTGCACGCCGCGTCAAAGGACTATGAGGTCGAGCGTTTCGTCAGCCACCCAGGGTATCTCTCCGAAGTGGTACGTTTCGACCTGCCTCGGTTGGGCGACATCCGTGGCTTGCGCGCGGTGCATCTGCAATGCCATATCGGTACCGATACCTTGTCACTGGCTCGTCTGGGTGCCCAGGTCAGTGGGCTGGATTTTTCAGAGGCCTCATTGCACCAGGCGCGGCAACTCGCCGAGCGCGCCGGGGCACGCATCGACTACGTACAAGCGGAGGTCTACCGGGCGGCCGAAGTGCTGCAGGCGGGCAGTTTCGACCTGGTCTACACCGGTATCGGCGCCCTGTGCTGGCTTCCCAGCATCGAGCGCTGGGCACGCACCGTGGCGGCGTTGTTGAAGCCTGGCGGGCAACTGTTCCTGCGTGATGGCCATCCGATGCTGATGGCCGTCAACGAAGACTATCAGGATCGCCTGCAACTGGATTACCCGTACTTCGAGCGGGAAGCACCGACGATCTGGCACAGCGACCAGACCTACGTCGACACCGACCAGGCCCTGACCCATACCGAAACCCATGAGTGGAATCACGGCCTGGGCGAGGTCATCAGCGCCTTGTTGGCCAACGGCCTGCGGATAGTCGGCCTGGAAGAACACCAGAGCATCCCTTGGGAGGCTTTGCCCGGGCAGATGGCGCTCGGAGCCGACGGCGAATGGCGCCTGTGCGAAGCACCCTGGCGCCTGCCGCTGAGTTACACGCTGCAGGCGCTCAAGGCCTGA
- a CDS encoding SDR family oxidoreductase has product MSKTHLFDLDGKIAFVSGASRGIGEAIAHLLAQQGAHVIVSSRKLEGCQQVAEAIIAAGGKATAVACHIGEMEQIRQVFAGIREQFGRLDILVNNAATNPQFCNVLDTDLGAFQKTVDVNIRGYFFMSVEAGKLMREHGGGSIINVASINGVSPGLFQGIYSVTKAAVINMTKVFAKECAQFGIRCNALLPGLTDTKFASALVKNDSIRNAALQQIPLKRVADPSEMAGAVLYLASDASSYTTGTALNVDGGFLS; this is encoded by the coding sequence ATGTCCAAGACCCACCTGTTCGACCTCGACGGCAAGATTGCCTTCGTCTCCGGCGCCAGCCGTGGCATCGGCGAGGCCATCGCCCATCTGCTGGCCCAGCAGGGTGCCCATGTGATCGTCTCGAGCCGCAAGCTCGAAGGCTGCCAGCAGGTGGCCGAGGCGATCATCGCCGCGGGCGGCAAGGCCACCGCAGTGGCTTGCCACATCGGTGAGATGGAACAGATCCGGCAGGTGTTCGCCGGCATCCGCGAGCAATTCGGGCGCCTGGACATCCTGGTCAACAATGCGGCCACCAACCCGCAGTTCTGCAATGTGCTGGACACCGACCTGGGCGCGTTCCAGAAGACCGTCGATGTAAACATTCGCGGCTACTTCTTCATGTCGGTCGAAGCCGGCAAACTGATGCGCGAGCATGGGGGCGGCAGCATCATCAATGTCGCGTCGATCAACGGTGTCTCGCCAGGGCTGTTCCAAGGTATCTATTCGGTGACCAAGGCCGCGGTGATCAACATGACCAAGGTCTTCGCCAAGGAGTGCGCGCAGTTCGGCATCCGCTGCAACGCTTTGCTGCCGGGCCTGACCGACACCAAGTTCGCCTCGGCGCTGGTCAAGAACGACAGCATCCGCAATGCCGCCTTGCAGCAGATCCCGCTCAAACGCGTGGCCGACCCGAGCGAGATGGCCGGCGCGGTGCTGTACCTGGCCAGCGACGCGTCAAGCTACACCACCGGTACCGCACTCAATGTCGACGGTGGCTTCCTGTCCTGA
- a CDS encoding phosphotransferase family protein produces MTLTDQSTQVRPGEELDAVVIDPYLKDHIPGLEGIPTISQFPGGASNLTYLVAYPGKEFVLRRPPFGHKAKSAHDMGREFRILNQLNEGFPYCPKAYAHCTDEALIGGEFYVMERVKGIILRSDIPAELDLDATRTEALCKSFIDRLVELHQVDYTACGLADLGKPEGYVRRQIEGWASRYEKALTPDAPRWEKVIAWLREKMPADHPRPGIVHNDYRFDNVILDSDNPMRIIGVLDWEMATIGDPLMDLGNSLAYWIEASDPAPVQLMRRQPSNAPGMLTRRQFVDYYAERAGIRIDNFDFYYCYGLFRLAGIVQQIYYRFFHGQTQDKRFAQFIHMNRLLEHMSLQLIDKSSL; encoded by the coding sequence ATGACGCTCACCGACCAGTCCACCCAGGTCCGCCCCGGCGAAGAACTCGATGCCGTCGTCATCGATCCGTACCTCAAGGATCACATTCCAGGCCTGGAAGGTATACCGACGATCAGCCAGTTCCCTGGCGGCGCCTCCAACCTCACCTACCTGGTGGCCTACCCGGGCAAGGAGTTCGTCCTGCGTCGCCCGCCGTTCGGCCACAAGGCCAAGTCGGCCCACGACATGGGCCGCGAGTTTCGCATCCTCAACCAGCTCAACGAAGGCTTCCCCTACTGCCCGAAAGCCTATGCGCACTGCACCGACGAAGCGCTGATCGGCGGCGAGTTCTATGTGATGGAGCGGGTCAAGGGCATCATTCTGCGCTCGGACATTCCCGCTGAACTCGACCTCGACGCCACCCGCACCGAAGCCCTGTGCAAGAGCTTCATTGATCGCCTGGTCGAACTGCACCAGGTGGACTACACCGCCTGCGGCCTGGCCGACCTGGGCAAGCCGGAAGGCTATGTACGTCGCCAGATCGAGGGCTGGGCCAGCCGCTACGAAAAGGCGCTGACCCCCGACGCGCCACGCTGGGAGAAAGTAATCGCCTGGCTGCGTGAGAAAATGCCCGCCGACCACCCTCGCCCTGGCATCGTGCACAACGACTACCGCTTCGACAATGTCATCCTCGACAGCGACAACCCCATGCGCATCATCGGTGTGCTGGACTGGGAAATGGCCACTATCGGCGACCCGTTGATGGACCTGGGCAACAGCCTCGCTTACTGGATCGAGGCAAGCGACCCGGCCCCCGTGCAATTGATGCGCCGCCAGCCCAGCAACGCACCCGGCATGCTTACCCGCCGGCAGTTCGTCGATTACTACGCCGAGCGCGCCGGCATCCGCATCGACAACTTCGACTTCTATTACTGCTATGGCCTGTTCCGCCTGGCCGGCATCGTTCAGCAGATCTACTACCGCTTCTTCCACGGCCAGACCCAGGATAAGCGCTTCGCCCAGTTCATCCACATGAACCGGCTGCTGGAGCACATGAGCCTGCAACTGATCGACAAATCCAGCCTGTAA
- a CDS encoding SCP2 sterol-binding domain-containing protein, producing the protein MSDVAKAVEAMKAKFNPAAAAGLDLVFGFNITDEDKHYALLVKDGTCEIQEGENADANCTLVLDSETLKGIVSGETDGMQAFMGGKLRVEGDMMLSMKLSELFPA; encoded by the coding sequence ATGAGCGATGTAGCTAAAGCCGTCGAGGCGATGAAGGCAAAATTCAACCCTGCAGCGGCCGCCGGCCTGGACCTGGTGTTCGGCTTCAACATCACCGATGAAGACAAGCACTACGCACTGCTCGTCAAGGATGGCACCTGCGAGATCCAGGAAGGCGAGAACGCCGACGCCAACTGCACCCTGGTACTGGACAGCGAGACGCTGAAGGGCATCGTCAGCGGTGAAACCGACGGCATGCAGGCCTTCATGGGCGGCAAGCTGCGCGTCGAAGGCGACATGATGCTGTCGATGAAGCTCAGCGAGCTGTTCCCGGCCTGA
- a CDS encoding histidine phosphatase family protein has translation MGNLYLIRHGQASFGADDYDVLSPVGERQSQALGEHLAQLGLRLDRCVAGTLRRQQDTARLALQALQQSGSPVPAVETDAAFNEFDADGVIRALLPGLLPDEPEALHILRNGTQHRSEFQRLFALMVQRWHDGEYNHVDHLETWQAFMDRVGDGLRRLLASAASGDNIALFTSGGTIAALLHLVTGVTPAQAFNLNWQIINTSLSHLKFRGRDVALASFNSQAHVQLLRAPELITYR, from the coding sequence GTGGGCAACCTCTACCTGATCCGACATGGCCAAGCCTCCTTCGGTGCCGACGACTACGACGTCCTCTCGCCCGTGGGTGAGCGCCAGAGCCAAGCCCTAGGTGAGCACCTCGCCCAGCTGGGGCTGCGTCTGGATCGCTGCGTCGCTGGCACCTTGCGTCGCCAGCAGGACACAGCCCGGCTGGCACTCCAGGCACTGCAGCAAAGCGGTAGCCCGGTACCGGCCGTAGAAACCGATGCCGCCTTCAACGAGTTCGACGCCGACGGCGTCATCCGCGCCCTGCTCCCGGGACTGTTGCCCGACGAACCCGAGGCGCTGCACATCCTGCGTAATGGCACGCAGCATCGCAGCGAGTTCCAGCGCCTGTTCGCGCTGATGGTACAGCGCTGGCATGACGGCGAGTACAACCACGTTGACCATCTGGAAACCTGGCAGGCCTTCATGGACCGGGTCGGCGACGGCCTTCGTCGTTTGCTTGCAAGCGCCGCCAGTGGCGACAACATTGCCCTGTTCACCTCGGGCGGCACCATTGCCGCCCTGCTCCACCTGGTTACCGGAGTCACGCCGGCGCAGGCCTTCAACCTGAACTGGCAGATCATCAACACGTCGCTCAGCCACCTGAAATTCCGAGGCCGCGACGTGGCACTGGCTTCCTTCAACAGCCAAGCCCATGTGCAGCTGTTGCGGGCGCCGGAGCTCATCACCTATCGATGA